In one window of Bacillota bacterium DNA:
- a CDS encoding phage late control D family protein, with amino-acid sequence MGDVKFDKLREKYRDFFAPAFEVLVEGKKLLQNGVAINSVTVSTSVEKADLCTFDVQNAFDPVKKDFKWLKKYFYPGKNLEIKMGYTDKLETIFAGLIKSVDFDFPAGGYPSLTVEGMDKTFAMMKSTKSRSWDNKKHSDVAQSVGSKYVSKCIVDPTKFKHEKVEQNQQDDFNFLQLLAEENNYEFFVTGKTLHFREQHKKKRIKPMVTLEWGKNLLSFSPTVDLYNQVPEIEVRARDDEAKQVYVGKSGQINKLDSSSGRTTGPEMIKKIRGRSGTTYIQVDYLISANEAKERATDLLSEKSMELVTGNAVSVGLPEIRSGEYIKLQGLGKNLSQVYYILSSQHTINESGYITNFTVEGNTI; translated from the coding sequence ATGGGTGATGTGAAATTTGATAAATTGAGAGAAAAATACCGCGATTTTTTTGCGCCTGCCTTTGAGGTGCTCGTGGAAGGTAAAAAATTGCTTCAAAATGGTGTGGCGATTAACAGTGTAACGGTCAGTACCAGTGTGGAAAAGGCTGATCTTTGTACCTTTGATGTTCAAAATGCCTTTGATCCCGTAAAAAAGGATTTTAAGTGGTTAAAGAAATATTTTTACCCGGGCAAAAATTTGGAAATCAAGATGGGTTATACGGACAAACTGGAGACTATTTTTGCCGGCCTTATTAAGTCAGTAGATTTTGATTTCCCTGCCGGGGGCTACCCCAGTTTAACCGTTGAGGGAATGGATAAGACTTTTGCCATGATGAAAAGTACTAAATCACGCTCCTGGGATAACAAAAAACATAGTGATGTAGCACAAAGTGTTGGTTCCAAATATGTATCCAAGTGTATTGTTGACCCTACCAAATTTAAACATGAGAAAGTTGAGCAAAACCAGCAGGATGATTTCAATTTTCTACAGTTGCTGGCCGAGGAGAATAACTATGAATTTTTTGTAACAGGTAAAACACTGCATTTTCGGGAACAGCACAAAAAGAAACGGATAAAGCCTATGGTGACATTGGAATGGGGAAAAAATTTATTGAGCTTTTCACCCACCGTGGATCTTTACAATCAAGTCCCTGAAATAGAAGTAAGGGCCCGGGATGATGAAGCAAAGCAGGTTTATGTGGGCAAATCCGGGCAGATAAACAAACTGGACAGTAGCAGCGGCAGGACTACGGGACCTGAAATGATTAAAAAGATTCGGGGGCGCAGCGGAACAACATACATTCAGGTGGACTATTTAATTTCGGCAAATGAGGCCAAGGAAAGGGCAACTGACCTTTTAAGTGAAAAATCTATGGAACTTGTCACCGGTAATGCTGTGTCAGTAGGTCTCCCCGAAATACGGTCAGGAGAATATATAAAGTTGCAGGGCCTGGGAAAAAACTTAAGCCAGGTATATTATATTTTATCGTCCCAGCATACCATCAATGAATCCGGCTATATCACTAATTTCACTGTGGAGGGGAACACTATATGA
- a CDS encoding LysM peptidoglycan-binding domain-containing protein, producing the protein MLEKAKIFVKRGDGQKETIEVLFNPSEYVIEKGNKYSWQEIPGLSTPVAQFVSGESEKLTMDLFFDTSEKKEDVRNHSSKISDLLNIDKDLHAPPVCEFRWGTVSFKGILESVSQKFTMFLSSGKPVRATLNVSFKKWQSITEQFQETPRQSSDRTKQRTLKQGEELWIIASQEYEDPACWREIAIANDIDNPRILEPGRQLKIPRLE; encoded by the coding sequence ATGCTGGAAAAGGCAAAAATATTTGTCAAAAGAGGCGATGGACAAAAAGAGACCATTGAGGTGCTGTTCAATCCCAGTGAATATGTTATTGAAAAGGGTAATAAGTATTCCTGGCAAGAAATACCCGGGCTATCCACGCCCGTAGCCCAGTTTGTCAGCGGAGAGTCGGAAAAGCTTACTATGGATCTGTTTTTTGATACCAGTGAGAAAAAAGAAGATGTGAGAAACCATTCCTCTAAAATATCTGATCTGCTAAATATAGACAAGGATCTGCATGCACCACCTGTTTGCGAATTTAGATGGGGTACCGTTTCCTTTAAAGGGATTTTGGAGTCAGTGTCCCAAAAATTTACCATGTTTTTAAGTTCCGGAAAACCGGTCAGGGCTACTTTAAATGTTAGTTTTAAAAAATGGCAAAGCATAACGGAGCAGTTTCAGGAAACACCACGGCAGTCTTCTGACCGAACCAAGCAGCGTACCTTGAAGCAAGGGGAGGAGTTGTGGATTATTGCAAGTCAGGAATATGAAGATCCGGCGTGTTGGAGAGAAATTGCAATTGCCAACGACATTGATAACCCTCGCATATTGGAGCCGGGCCGGCAGTTGAAAATTCCTCGACTGGAGTAA
- a CDS encoding GPW/gp25 family protein encodes MSKEFLGKGWKFPVQVDPLTGRIKMSEQEDDIAESIRIILSTLPGERVMRAEFGCNAYNYVFGLTDQTTLSMLEDSVKEAVMVWEPRVHNVEVQVVSGERDPGKLLINISYVVRTTNNLFNLVYPFYINEGTV; translated from the coding sequence ATGAGTAAGGAATTTCTGGGCAAAGGTTGGAAATTTCCTGTTCAGGTGGATCCTTTGACCGGCCGGATCAAAATGTCTGAGCAGGAAGATGATATTGCCGAATCTATACGCATTATATTGTCTACATTGCCGGGGGAGCGGGTAATGCGTGCTGAATTTGGCTGTAATGCGTATAATTATGTATTTGGTCTTACTGACCAAACTACCCTTAGTATGTTGGAAGATAGTGTTAAGGAGGCCGTTATGGTTTGGGAGCCGCGGGTACATAACGTAGAAGTGCAAGTGGTGTCGGGTGAAAGGGACCCGGGAAAATTGTTAATAAATATCAGCTATGTTGTTCGCACAACCAACAATCTATTTAATTTAGTGTATCCTTTTTACATTAATGAAGGTACAGTATAG
- a CDS encoding phage tail protein, translated as MSLYDSLARADGHVKSNKIDGVVVGIVTNNKDPEKMGRVKLKLPIRECQNETNWARVATLMAGSSKGTFFLPEVGDEVLVAFGDGDMRKPYVIGMLWNSKEKPPETNSDGKNNIRKIKSRSGHELVFDDDKSSGNIVIHTNKGHTITLDDSGSGKIEIKDKSKKNTVTVNSATNEIKLQSGMKISLKSKSCSLLIDSMKNSVTLNSGLQLKLKAQKVDIEAGGMMNIKSGGLLNLKGTMVKIN; from the coding sequence ATGAGCTTGTACGATTCGCTGGCCAGGGCGGATGGGCATGTAAAGAGTAATAAGATAGACGGAGTTGTGGTGGGGATTGTCACCAACAACAAAGATCCCGAAAAGATGGGGAGAGTGAAACTGAAACTACCCATTCGCGAATGCCAGAATGAGACCAATTGGGCAAGGGTGGCAACATTAATGGCAGGCAGCAGCAAAGGCACTTTTTTCTTGCCGGAAGTTGGGGATGAGGTGCTGGTTGCCTTTGGTGACGGTGATATGCGTAAGCCCTATGTTATTGGTATGTTGTGGAATTCCAAAGAAAAGCCGCCTGAAACAAATAGCGACGGAAAAAACAATATTCGTAAAATTAAATCGCGGAGCGGGCATGAATTGGTTTTTGACGACGACAAAAGCAGCGGGAATATTGTTATCCACACCAATAAAGGGCATACCATTACACTGGATGATTCGGGCAGTGGTAAAATAGAAATTAAGGATAAGAGTAAAAAAAATACCGTAACCGTTAATTCGGCTACAAATGAGATTAAACTTCAAAGCGGCATGAAGATAAGTTTGAAGTCTAAATCATGCTCCCTGCTGATTGATTCAATGAAAAACAGTGTTACCCTTAATAGCGGCCTGCAGCTTAAATTGAAGGCGCAGAAAGTGGATATAGAAGCCGGGGGCATGATGAACATTAAGTCCGGCGGATTGCTGAACTTAAAAGGTACAATGGTGAAAATTAACTAA
- a CDS encoding DUF4157 domain-containing protein — translation MVIMPVGERARSSEKPSVKQQKSIKRDSSVPEQRLNDPTVQRALLQPGLLGSDEVLQLQRVIGNQATVDLLSREEGGLRVQSKLNISSPQDPQEQEADRVAAQVVRQINSPVDEKNVMDDHIAAGAFNAEVHRQHVNDEPVASGIESSLRMAMRGGGRGLDDNTRYRMEGAFGTNFSGVKIHTDNRSDTLNRSLNARAFTTGQDVFFRRGEYNPGTSSGQELLAHELTHVVQQTGGSGLQRKSSSAGSLKQSPPVWPAGGGLAVQLKPATVKKVAHLRSYTGNGSQNEPYELLKKIGPKLKKGMELDVDENESATSKGDDWYKATYKGTDGFIRKEKVAFEDEAPDSLEKEDGAFSSFGDNAGTIGDGVSTVKGGLEKDELVSDKSLNKMGVASGSLGAISGLISMAQAIKSIKSEDMSKMDVTEGVLEAAGGAAGTAAGVADTVDSAKKLDGDESWDTGSQITGAVSDGIEAIKSAFSLIKRIYENWNDNDNKIEKSAGEKYKERMQMTNDALAAGASAVKTLKGFREALGHDAGGLSKAVPPLGIAISGANIAVEAYEAIRASRNKGTMQKEKENVVENFKGLSEAKRQKNKKPIDLENLPARKEKLKKKLEANKIKKDDLERILAKDKRNKEELNPIRLALEEGLGILREEQVEKLLKENKTESEIRAKIERTKKKLTTGYDEQIMDIGKYELSDAFVGLNTKRKNKSTLKIGKELVKIAADILTLSGAGAIVGAAMKAGVSAVELVGKAFGRIVQWRRDKKGGEKSSQKLFEKRKKLADLIFEMVGKLPAITNTEELKKNRDLAPYEKVHNFIEASGCTPEALYRLNGKVRDQYMLLMNSMKA, via the coding sequence ATGGTGATTATGCCTGTTGGGGAAAGGGCTCGGAGCAGTGAAAAGCCTAGTGTGAAGCAACAGAAAAGTATCAAGCGGGATTCATCTGTTCCGGAACAAAGATTAAACGATCCCACTGTTCAACGTGCCTTATTGCAACCAGGCCTGCTGGGTTCGGATGAAGTGCTGCAGCTGCAGCGTGTTATTGGCAACCAGGCCACTGTTGATCTATTGTCCCGGGAGGAGGGTGGCTTGCGTGTACAGTCCAAACTTAATATCAGTTCACCTCAGGATCCTCAGGAACAGGAAGCTGACAGGGTGGCCGCCCAGGTGGTACGTCAGATAAATTCACCTGTAGACGAGAAAAACGTAATGGATGATCATATAGCTGCGGGCGCTTTTAATGCCGAAGTTCACCGGCAGCATGTTAATGATGAACCGGTGGCATCAGGGATTGAAAGTAGTTTACGCATGGCCATGAGGGGTGGCGGCCGGGGATTGGACGATAATACTCGTTACCGGATGGAAGGAGCCTTTGGCACTAACTTCAGCGGTGTAAAAATACATACTGATAACAGATCCGACACGCTTAACCGCTCTTTAAACGCAAGGGCTTTTACCACGGGGCAGGATGTGTTTTTTCGCCGTGGTGAATACAATCCGGGCACCTCAAGCGGGCAGGAACTGCTGGCCCATGAGCTGACTCATGTTGTTCAGCAAACCGGGGGAAGCGGTTTGCAGCGTAAAAGTAGTTCCGCCGGTTCGCTGAAACAATCACCGCCCGTGTGGCCAGCCGGCGGTGGACTAGCTGTGCAATTGAAACCGGCAACTGTGAAGAAAGTGGCCCATTTAAGGTCATACACTGGTAACGGGTCTCAAAACGAACCATACGAGCTATTGAAAAAGATAGGCCCCAAGCTGAAAAAAGGCATGGAGTTGGATGTGGACGAAAATGAATCTGCCACAAGCAAAGGTGATGACTGGTATAAAGCAACATATAAAGGAACAGATGGCTTTATCCGGAAAGAAAAGGTTGCTTTTGAGGATGAAGCACCTGATTCTTTGGAGAAAGAAGATGGCGCGTTTTCGTCCTTTGGTGATAATGCCGGAACCATTGGTGACGGAGTTTCCACAGTAAAAGGTGGCCTGGAAAAAGATGAGCTGGTAAGTGATAAGTCCTTAAATAAAATGGGTGTAGCATCGGGATCATTAGGAGCTATAAGTGGTCTTATCAGTATGGCTCAGGCGATAAAGAGCATCAAGTCGGAAGATATGTCCAAAATGGACGTAACTGAAGGAGTCTTAGAGGCTGCCGGAGGAGCTGCAGGAACTGCAGCAGGGGTAGCAGATACTGTAGATTCCGCCAAGAAGCTGGACGGAGATGAAAGTTGGGATACGGGAAGTCAGATCACCGGTGCTGTAAGTGATGGAATCGAGGCCATAAAAAGTGCTTTCTCTTTAATCAAGCGTATTTATGAAAATTGGAATGATAACGATAATAAAATAGAAAAAAGCGCCGGCGAGAAATATAAAGAACGTATGCAAATGACCAATGATGCGCTTGCTGCCGGAGCATCAGCGGTAAAAACCTTGAAAGGTTTTCGGGAGGCGTTAGGGCATGATGCCGGCGGTTTGTCCAAGGCTGTACCACCTTTGGGTATTGCTATCAGTGGGGCAAACATTGCAGTGGAAGCTTACGAGGCAATCCGTGCCAGCAGAAACAAGGGCACCATGCAAAAGGAGAAGGAAAATGTGGTTGAAAACTTTAAGGGTCTGTCCGAGGCAAAACGGCAAAAAAATAAGAAACCTATAGACTTGGAAAATTTACCGGCACGCAAAGAAAAATTGAAAAAGAAATTAGAGGCCAATAAAATCAAGAAAGACGATTTGGAAAGGATACTGGCTAAAGATAAGAGGAATAAAGAGGAATTGAACCCTATCCGCCTTGCGTTGGAGGAGGGCCTGGGTATTCTCAGGGAAGAGCAGGTTGAAAAATTGCTTAAGGAAAACAAAACAGAAAGTGAGATAAGGGCCAAAATAGAGAGGACAAAGAAAAAACTAACTACAGGATATGATGAACAAATTATGGATATAGGAAAATATGAACTGTCCGATGCCTTTGTTGGGCTAAATACAAAGCGTAAAAACAAATCTACCCTTAAAATAGGTAAAGAATTGGTCAAGATAGCAGCCGATATTTTAACTTTGAGCGGTGCAGGCGCAATTGTAGGGGCAGCTATGAAAGCCGGTGTTTCAGCTGTTGAATTAGTAGGGAAAGCTTTTGGCAGGATTGTCCAATGGCGTAGGGATAAAAAAGGTGGGGAAAAGTCCAGCCAGAAATTATTTGAGAAACGCAAAAAGCTTGCCGATCTAATTTTTGAAATGGTAGGTAAATTGCCTGCTATAACAAATACGGAAGAACTTAAGAAAAACAGAGATCTGGCTCCATATGAAAAGGTGCATAACTTTATAGAGGCCAGCGGTTGTACACCGGAGGCTTTGTACAGATTAAACGGTAAAGTACGCGACCAGTATATGCTGCTGATGAATTCAATGAAGGCTTAA
- a CDS encoding cyclic nucleotide-binding domain-containing protein codes for MNFCCETTENYNSDLNYNYIVEQLGKAPILSTCNTRELARVMPRISIKRVDSNELLYSAGSPAENTFFIIEGSVKLQSGKRKLKEINNGFIGEEAAIGNPKYIADAKTEKNTEVLVIPREVLTKLLHQKPDLKNEFYSSLLDHLNNTTYEIGQDLSGSPGNQQSDGDLFKTAGWIMAIIVPALVLIGGSSIGLDWVSRLFTAIFSSVIVMWVFRLSAEFVPSILAVLALVFLGIAPVSVVLSGFTSGSFFMALSVFGLAVVLTTSGITYRFVLTALKYVPNSRLGYALSLFLTGFLLTPVFPSANGRVSITAPLLTDMVDVLSYKPRGKAATQMAAAAFAGVSLFSGAFISSKAINFVVFGLLPIQVRDQFNWGYWAFASAIFIVVMFALYLLISALMYRSDEAPKLSKAQLNAQLKLLGPVSNREWAALIGILLFIVGIVTSSVHKIETPWIGLVVLYVFLALGTLSKKEFQREINWPFLIYLGGLIGLVKTMSYIGLDQWIGTRLMWMGNYMRENFLIFVLLLAVSIALVRIIIPNNATVVIFSTVFIPIAQVSGVNPWVIGFIILTLSDGWFMPYQCTYFVQFLEMTKKQNIYDKKSILVFNAYSNLARLAAVYLSIPYWRLLGIL; via the coding sequence ATGAACTTTTGTTGTGAAACTACAGAAAATTACAATTCAGATTTAAATTACAATTATATAGTTGAACAGCTGGGGAAGGCACCCATCCTTTCCACATGTAACACCCGGGAGCTTGCCCGAGTAATGCCCAGAATCAGCATAAAACGAGTGGATTCAAATGAACTACTCTACTCCGCCGGATCTCCGGCCGAAAACACCTTTTTTATAATTGAGGGTTCCGTTAAACTACAGTCCGGCAAACGCAAACTAAAAGAAATAAACAATGGCTTCATAGGTGAGGAAGCGGCCATAGGTAACCCGAAGTACATAGCGGACGCTAAAACTGAAAAGAACACGGAAGTTTTGGTAATTCCCAGAGAGGTCTTAACCAAACTATTACACCAAAAACCGGACTTAAAAAATGAGTTTTACTCATCACTGCTGGATCATCTGAACAATACCACTTATGAGATAGGGCAAGACCTGTCCGGTAGTCCCGGAAATCAGCAATCTGATGGAGATCTCTTTAAAACGGCAGGCTGGATCATGGCCATAATAGTGCCGGCACTGGTGCTTATAGGAGGATCAAGTATTGGCTTGGACTGGGTTTCCAGGCTTTTTACGGCTATTTTTTCTTCTGTGATTGTAATGTGGGTGTTCCGGCTGTCGGCCGAATTTGTACCCAGTATCCTTGCTGTGCTGGCCCTGGTATTTTTAGGCATCGCGCCGGTTTCCGTAGTTCTTTCAGGCTTCACTTCGGGCAGCTTTTTTATGGCTCTAAGCGTATTCGGGCTGGCGGTGGTGCTAACGACCTCCGGGATCACCTACCGGTTTGTACTGACAGCGCTAAAATATGTTCCTAATTCCAGATTGGGTTATGCCCTTTCCCTTTTCCTCACAGGATTTTTGCTAACTCCGGTATTCCCGTCCGCAAACGGAAGAGTGAGCATTACGGCTCCACTGTTAACGGACATGGTGGATGTTTTGAGCTATAAACCCCGTGGCAAGGCAGCCACCCAAATGGCGGCAGCTGCTTTTGCCGGGGTAAGCCTTTTTTCCGGAGCCTTTATCAGCAGTAAGGCCATAAATTTCGTAGTATTCGGCCTCCTCCCCATACAGGTGAGAGACCAATTCAACTGGGGGTACTGGGCATTTGCCTCGGCAATCTTTATCGTGGTCATGTTTGCCTTATATCTTCTAATTTCAGCTCTTATGTACCGATCTGACGAGGCGCCGAAACTGTCCAAGGCGCAACTGAATGCACAGCTAAAACTTCTGGGCCCGGTAAGCAACAGAGAGTGGGCCGCCTTAATAGGCATCCTACTCTTTATTGTTGGAATAGTCACCTCGTCAGTACATAAAATTGAAACCCCATGGATAGGCCTGGTGGTACTATATGTCTTTCTTGCTCTGGGAACTCTGTCCAAAAAGGAGTTTCAGCGGGAGATCAACTGGCCGTTCCTTATCTACCTGGGAGGTTTAATCGGACTGGTAAAAACAATGTCCTATATTGGGCTGGATCAATGGATAGGTACCAGACTCATGTGGATGGGAAACTACATGCGGGAAAACTTTTTAATCTTTGTGCTTTTACTGGCGGTTAGCATCGCCCTGGTACGCATAATAATCCCCAACAATGCTACGGTGGTAATTTTCTCCACAGTTTTCATTCCCATAGCTCAAGTAAGCGGTGTCAATCCCTGGGTGATCGGTTTCATTATTTTGACCCTGAGTGACGGTTGGTTCATGCCTTATCAATGCACTTATTTTGTACAGTTTCTGGAGATGACAAAGAAACAGAATATCTATGACAAAAAATCGATACTTGTTTTCAATGCTTACTCTAACCTGGCCAGATTAGCCGCGGTGTATTTATCAATACCTTATTGGAGGCTGCTGGGGATATTATGA
- a CDS encoding putative baseplate assembly protein has protein sequence MLSPKIDSKDLQDLIEQMRKMAPHYTPEWRFSPSDPDPGTALFMLFAKIFMGNIERFNKVPLKNFIAFLNMLNVSLLPPAPASTFVTFRLSTGASEPVLIPAGTQVSASADDGGGTVVFETEGNILAVPVSVETAYNVSVEKDEIVPIKQHFFSGELVKPGTHQSSVTLFNTGEEEDLQEHSLYLGHATLFMLREPTLVELEMSNSWKQFKEAQICEKLTDSRFVEWSYSTEDGWELFDEVRAEGNRLVLKKDPKLEVTEKEIDGIVSRWIRCLAKKTQTAELDDVEIDGINAGAEYFDSETGGGLPPDMLFCNDVQLTAEAFYPVGKYFNSYDTFYLSSREALSKKGSTITLSFKLQHVENMMQSDLYDNINWKMIMKKSDLEEPEPPRVSVLNVSWEYWNGTGWVNLLEDKDYKEIFYYPAVEKKDITFMCPVDLEETYVNDIPGYWIRVRVVNIENNYAVNSVYRSPWIENIELKYRYPYGKIPVEHCLTYNNLEYKYRTLGNGEQNLFRPFYSLECQHPAFYLGLDAPPLRGPISVFFSLERKKETGENPPLVEWEYLRKDGIHCTWSPLKTQDRTKGFSRSGNVMFVGSQDFARGKVFGRDLYWIRAVNGDGKYENEGELIQAPNLQGIYFNTAKVVQQESLEDEIFEAVYSEDPIKFSLATAPVTYEEVWVNEVGFLAADQLQQLSANDLTQVKEVKDAEGKLEEIWVKWRAVDGFFESQEDDRHYVIDRSSGILYFGDGKCGKSPPVTGTENIIVRSKTGGGTKGNLDVGQIINLENSIAYVDSVFNPESSGGGCDVETFEEAVRRGPQALKHMGRAVTAEDFEWLARQCSQNVAKVKCLPNINSGGERETGCVTIVVVPKSNGSSGVDFLQLKQELETYLVSRAASMVALPGKLQVVEPVYMEISIYAVVVVDNMDIVIATEREALEKLEGFLDPLTGNHDGNGWEIGRYPHISMFYALLNAVNTVNYVEKVFITVYERQANKRVEINIQEMAGFPHGLVARGENEVEVKVS, from the coding sequence ATGTTGTCGCCGAAAATTGATTCCAAAGACCTGCAGGATTTGATTGAACAAATGAGGAAAATGGCTCCCCATTATACCCCGGAGTGGAGATTTTCTCCCAGCGATCCTGATCCGGGAACAGCCCTTTTTATGCTCTTTGCAAAGATCTTTATGGGTAACATTGAGAGGTTCAACAAAGTACCTCTTAAAAATTTCATAGCGTTTCTTAACATGCTTAATGTCAGTCTCCTCCCCCCGGCACCAGCCAGCACCTTTGTAACTTTCAGGTTGAGTACCGGAGCCAGCGAGCCGGTGCTTATCCCGGCGGGAACCCAGGTCTCTGCCAGTGCTGATGATGGCGGGGGAACAGTAGTTTTTGAGACGGAAGGAAATATTCTGGCAGTACCGGTCTCTGTTGAAACCGCTTATAATGTGAGTGTGGAAAAGGATGAAATTGTGCCCATAAAGCAACATTTTTTTTCCGGGGAGCTTGTTAAGCCGGGTACACATCAATCCTCCGTTACCCTGTTTAATACCGGGGAAGAGGAGGATTTGCAGGAGCACAGCCTTTATCTGGGTCATGCTACCTTATTCATGTTACGAGAACCCACTCTGGTGGAATTGGAAATGAGTAACTCATGGAAACAGTTCAAGGAAGCTCAAATCTGTGAGAAACTGACTGATTCCAGGTTTGTGGAGTGGTCATATTCCACTGAGGATGGTTGGGAATTATTTGATGAAGTAAGAGCTGAAGGTAACCGGCTGGTTTTAAAGAAGGATCCAAAGCTGGAGGTTACAGAAAAGGAAATCGATGGTATTGTTAGCCGGTGGATCCGCTGCCTGGCGAAGAAAACGCAGACTGCCGAACTTGATGATGTGGAAATTGACGGCATTAATGCAGGTGCTGAATATTTTGACTCCGAAACCGGCGGTGGCTTGCCTCCGGATATGCTTTTTTGCAATGACGTTCAGCTTACAGCGGAAGCCTTTTACCCGGTTGGGAAGTATTTTAACTCATATGATACTTTTTACCTGTCCAGCCGGGAAGCGCTGTCAAAAAAAGGCAGCACCATTACTTTATCTTTCAAGCTGCAACATGTGGAAAATATGATGCAAAGCGATCTTTATGACAATATTAATTGGAAAATGATCATGAAAAAATCCGATCTGGAAGAGCCTGAGCCGCCCCGGGTATCCGTGTTAAATGTTTCCTGGGAATATTGGAATGGAACCGGATGGGTGAATTTGTTGGAAGATAAAGACTACAAAGAAATTTTTTACTATCCTGCAGTGGAGAAAAAGGACATTACCTTTATGTGTCCCGTAGACCTGGAAGAAACTTATGTGAACGATATACCAGGATACTGGATAAGGGTACGTGTGGTGAACATAGAAAATAATTATGCAGTCAATTCCGTATACCGGTCGCCGTGGATAGAAAACATTGAACTCAAATATCGTTACCCTTACGGTAAGATACCTGTGGAACACTGTTTAACATATAACAACCTGGAATATAAATACCGCACTCTCGGTAACGGGGAACAGAACCTGTTTCGCCCTTTTTATAGTTTGGAATGTCAACATCCGGCCTTCTACCTCGGTTTGGACGCACCTCCATTAAGGGGTCCAATAAGCGTGTTCTTTTCCCTGGAGCGAAAAAAGGAAACGGGTGAAAACCCTCCACTGGTGGAGTGGGAGTACCTTAGAAAAGATGGAATTCACTGTACATGGTCTCCTTTGAAAACTCAGGATCGTACCAAGGGTTTTTCTCGCAGTGGAAATGTCATGTTTGTGGGATCACAGGATTTTGCCCGGGGTAAGGTTTTCGGCAGGGATCTATACTGGATTCGGGCAGTAAACGGCGACGGCAAATACGAAAATGAAGGGGAATTAATACAGGCTCCCAATTTGCAAGGGATCTATTTTAATACAGCCAAGGTGGTGCAGCAGGAAAGTCTTGAGGATGAAATATTTGAGGCTGTTTACAGTGAAGACCCTATTAAATTCAGTCTGGCCACCGCTCCTGTTACATATGAGGAGGTTTGGGTAAACGAAGTTGGCTTTTTAGCAGCAGACCAGCTCCAACAATTGTCGGCAAATGATTTAACGCAGGTGAAAGAAGTTAAAGATGCTGAGGGGAAATTGGAAGAAATATGGGTGAAATGGCGGGCGGTTGACGGTTTTTTTGAGTCCCAGGAAGATGATCGGCATTATGTGATTGATAGGTCTTCAGGTATTTTATATTTTGGGGACGGTAAATGTGGTAAATCTCCCCCTGTAACTGGAACGGAAAACATAATTGTACGCAGCAAAACGGGAGGAGGTACCAAGGGAAACTTAGATGTTGGACAGATTATCAATTTAGAGAATTCCATTGCCTATGTGGACAGTGTTTTTAATCCCGAATCGTCCGGTGGAGGCTGTGATGTTGAAACATTTGAAGAAGCAGTGCGTCGTGGGCCACAGGCTTTAAAACATATGGGACGCGCGGTCACAGCTGAAGATTTTGAATGGCTGGCCAGGCAATGTTCGCAAAATGTAGCCAAGGTAAAGTGCCTTCCCAACATTAATAGCGGGGGAGAAAGGGAAACAGGATGTGTAACTATTGTTGTGGTTCCCAAAAGCAACGGTTCCAGTGGGGTTGACTTTTTGCAGTTAAAACAAGAGCTGGAAACATACCTTGTGTCCAGAGCAGCCAGTATGGTTGCTTTGCCCGGGAAACTGCAGGTAGTGGAGCCCGTATATATGGAAATCTCCATCTATGCGGTGGTCGTAGTAGATAATATGGATATTGTTATTGCAACTGAAAGAGAAGCTCTTGAAAAATTGGAAGGTTTTCTTGACCCGTTGACGGGTAATCATGACGGCAATGGGTGGGAAATAGGCCGGTACCCCCATATTTCAATGTTTTATGCACTTCTTAATGCCGTAAACACTGTAAATTACGTGGAAAAAGTATTCATAACGGTTTATGAACGACAGGCCAATAAAAGGGTGGAAATTAATATCCAGGAGATGGCCGGTTTTCCCCATGGTTTGGTGGCCAGAGGTGAAAATGAGGTGGAAGTGAAGGTTTCTTAG